Proteins found in one Balaenoptera musculus isolate JJ_BM4_2016_0621 chromosome 4, mBalMus1.pri.v3, whole genome shotgun sequence genomic segment:
- the SENP5 gene encoding sentrin-specific protease 5 isoform X6, with amino-acid sequence MKKQRKILWRKGIHLAFSEKWNTGFGGFKKFYFHQQLCILKAKLGRPVTWSRHLRHFQCRKKALQIQKTWIQDEPLFVKTKSNVAVQNLSTLSSKVKGKDTKHFISSSRTFLKLQAEKLLSSAKNSDHEYSGEKSLLKAATDIPANSVLSQASGHRPRTEPQASDPPMKFNGESQSPGESGTIVVTLSNHKRKRFCYGCSRGLEHHRNGGPLIPRKFQLNQHRRIKVSPHMMYEKLSMIRFRYRILRSQHFRTKSKVCKLKKAQQSWVQVTGDHQETLRENSEGGSCSSFPSPEPKDPSCRHQPYLPDMDSNAVVKGKNSHVPDGHTKGSPLLGKELSLDEAFPDQQNGSATYIWDQSPCSSPKWECTELIHDIPLPEHHSNNMFILETEREVMALGQENRTSTVNDDRVKLSVSGADQSVSSVDGPVSEETVQNESSCQMDEDGSFKQNILSSKLLDHPYCKSPLEAPLTCSGLKLENQVGGGKNSQKASPVDDEQLSICLSGFLDEVMKKYGSLVPLSEKDVLGRLKDVFNEDFSNRKPFINREITNYRARHQKCNFRIFYNKHMLDMDDLATLDGQNWLNDQVINMYGELIMDAVPDKVHFFNSFFHRQLVTKGYNGVKRWTKKCIPQQKNDSDCGVFVLQYCKCLALEQPFQFSQEDMPRVRKRIYKELCECRLMD; translated from the exons atgaaaaaacagaggaaaattcTATGGAGGAAAGGAATCCACTTAGCCTTTTCTGAGAAATGGAATACTGGGTTTGGAGGCTTTAAGAAGTTCTACTTTCACCAACAGTTGTGCATTCTGAAAGCCAAGTTGGGAAGGCCAGTTACTTGGAGCAGGCATTTAAGGCATTTCCAGTGCAGAAAGAAGGCCCTTCAAATCCAGAAAACGTGGATCCAGGATGAACCCCTTTTTGTTAAGACAAAGTCCAATGTGGCTGTTCAGAATCTTAGTACTTTGTCCTCTAAAGTGAAAGGAAAGGACACTAAACACTTCATTTCCTCCTCAAGGACCTTCCTGAAACTCCAAGCAGAGAAGTTGCTATCATCAGCAAAGAACTCTGATCATGAATACTCTGGAGAGAAAAGTCTCTTGAAGGCAGCCACTGACATACCAGCAAATAGTGTTTTAAGTCAGGCCAGTGGTCACAGACCTAGGACGGAGCCACAAGCTTCTGATCCTCCTATGAAGTTCAATGGGGAGAGCCAGAGTCCAGGTGAGAGTGGCACAATTGTGGTCACCTTGAGCAACCATAAGAGAAAGCGCTTTTGTTATGGCTGCTCCCGAGGGCTGGAGCACCACAGGAATGGGGGACCCCTGATTCCAAGAAAGTTCCAACTTAATCAACATAGAAGAATAAAAGTATCTCCTCATATGATGTATGAGAAATTATCCATGATTAGATTTCGGTACAGGATTCTCAGATCCCAGCACTTCAGAACAAAAAGCAAAGTTTGCAAGCTAAAAAAAGCCCAGCAAAGCTGGGTGCAGGTCACTGGGGACCATCAAGAGACCCTTAGGGAGAACAGTGAGGGTGGCAGTTGCAGCTCATTCCCTTCCCCAGAACCTAAAGACCCTTCTTGTCGGCATCAACCATACCTTCCAGATATGGACAGCAATGCTGTGGTGAAGGGAAAGAACTCTCATGTGCCTGATGGCCACACTAAAGGAAGCCCTCTCTTGGGCAAGGAGCTTAGTTTAGATGAAGCATTCCCTGACCAACAGAATGGCAGTGCCACATACATCTGGGACCAGTCACCCTGTTCCTCTCCTAAGTGGGAGTGTACAGAGCTGATTCATGACATCCCCTTACCAGAACATCATTCTAATAACATGTTTATCTTGGAAACCGAGAGAGAAGTTATGGCTCTGGGTCAGGAAAATCGGACAAGTACTGTCAATGATGACagagtaaaactgtcagtgtctGGGGCAGATCAATCTGTGAGTAGTGTAGATGGGCCTGTGTCCGAAGAGACTGTTCAGAATGAGAGCTCATGCCAGATGGATGAGGATGGATCTTTCAAGCAGAACATTCTTAGTTCTAAGTTGCTGGACCACCCTTACTGTAAAAGTCCACTGGAGGCTCCTCTGACGTGCAGTGGACTCAAACTAGAAAATCAAGTGGGAGGTGGGAAGAACAGTCAAAAAGCCTCTCCAGTGGATGATGAACAGCTGTCAATCTGCCTTTCTG gATTCCTAGATGAGGTTATGAAGAAGTATGGCAGTTTGGTCCCACTCAGTGAAAAAGATGTCCTTGGAAGATTAAAAGATGTCTTTAACGAAGACTTTTCTAATAG aAAACCTTTTATCAACAGGGAGATAACAAACTATCGGGCCAGACATCAAAAATGCAACTTCCGCATCTTCTACAATAAGCACATGCTGGATATGGATGATCTGGCAACCCTGGATGGTCAGAATTGGCTGAATGACCAG GTCATTAATATGTACGGTGAGCTGATAATGGATGCAGTCCCAGACAAA GTTCACTTCTTCAACAGCTTTTTTCATAGACAGCTGGTAACCAAAGGATATAATGGAGTAAAAAGATGGACTAAAAAg
- the SENP5 gene encoding sentrin-specific protease 5 isoform X8 produces MKKQRKILWRKGIHLAFSEKWNTGFGGFKKFYFHQQLCILKAKLGRPVTWSRHLRHFQCRKKALQIQKTWIQDEPLFVKTKSNVAVQNLSTLSSKVKGKDTKHFISSSRTFLKLQAEKLLSSAKNSDHEYSGEKSLLKAATDIPANSVLSQASGHRPRTEPQASDPPMKFNGESQSPGESGTIVVTLSNHKRKRFCYGCSRGLEHHRNGGPLIPRKFQLNQHRRIKVSPHMMYEKLSMIRFRYRILRSQHFRTKSKVCKLKKAQQSWVQVTGDHQETLRENSEGGSCSSFPSPEPKDPSCRHQPYLPDMDSNAVVKGKNSHVPDGHTKGSPLLGKELSLDEAFPDQQNGSATYIWDQSPCSSPKWECTELIHDIPLPEHHSNNMFILETEREVMALGQENRTSTVNDDRVKLSVSGADQSVSSVDGPVSEETVQNESSCQMDEDGSFKQNILSSKLLDHPYCKSPLEAPLTCSGLKLENQVGGGKNSQKASPVDDEQLSICLSGFLDEVMKKYGSLVPLSEKDVLGRLKDVFNEDFSNRKPFINREITNYRARHQKCNFRIFYNKHMLDMDDLATLDGQNWLNDQVHFFNSFFHRQLVTKGYNGVKRWTKKNLL; encoded by the exons atgaaaaaacagaggaaaattcTATGGAGGAAAGGAATCCACTTAGCCTTTTCTGAGAAATGGAATACTGGGTTTGGAGGCTTTAAGAAGTTCTACTTTCACCAACAGTTGTGCATTCTGAAAGCCAAGTTGGGAAGGCCAGTTACTTGGAGCAGGCATTTAAGGCATTTCCAGTGCAGAAAGAAGGCCCTTCAAATCCAGAAAACGTGGATCCAGGATGAACCCCTTTTTGTTAAGACAAAGTCCAATGTGGCTGTTCAGAATCTTAGTACTTTGTCCTCTAAAGTGAAAGGAAAGGACACTAAACACTTCATTTCCTCCTCAAGGACCTTCCTGAAACTCCAAGCAGAGAAGTTGCTATCATCAGCAAAGAACTCTGATCATGAATACTCTGGAGAGAAAAGTCTCTTGAAGGCAGCCACTGACATACCAGCAAATAGTGTTTTAAGTCAGGCCAGTGGTCACAGACCTAGGACGGAGCCACAAGCTTCTGATCCTCCTATGAAGTTCAATGGGGAGAGCCAGAGTCCAGGTGAGAGTGGCACAATTGTGGTCACCTTGAGCAACCATAAGAGAAAGCGCTTTTGTTATGGCTGCTCCCGAGGGCTGGAGCACCACAGGAATGGGGGACCCCTGATTCCAAGAAAGTTCCAACTTAATCAACATAGAAGAATAAAAGTATCTCCTCATATGATGTATGAGAAATTATCCATGATTAGATTTCGGTACAGGATTCTCAGATCCCAGCACTTCAGAACAAAAAGCAAAGTTTGCAAGCTAAAAAAAGCCCAGCAAAGCTGGGTGCAGGTCACTGGGGACCATCAAGAGACCCTTAGGGAGAACAGTGAGGGTGGCAGTTGCAGCTCATTCCCTTCCCCAGAACCTAAAGACCCTTCTTGTCGGCATCAACCATACCTTCCAGATATGGACAGCAATGCTGTGGTGAAGGGAAAGAACTCTCATGTGCCTGATGGCCACACTAAAGGAAGCCCTCTCTTGGGCAAGGAGCTTAGTTTAGATGAAGCATTCCCTGACCAACAGAATGGCAGTGCCACATACATCTGGGACCAGTCACCCTGTTCCTCTCCTAAGTGGGAGTGTACAGAGCTGATTCATGACATCCCCTTACCAGAACATCATTCTAATAACATGTTTATCTTGGAAACCGAGAGAGAAGTTATGGCTCTGGGTCAGGAAAATCGGACAAGTACTGTCAATGATGACagagtaaaactgtcagtgtctGGGGCAGATCAATCTGTGAGTAGTGTAGATGGGCCTGTGTCCGAAGAGACTGTTCAGAATGAGAGCTCATGCCAGATGGATGAGGATGGATCTTTCAAGCAGAACATTCTTAGTTCTAAGTTGCTGGACCACCCTTACTGTAAAAGTCCACTGGAGGCTCCTCTGACGTGCAGTGGACTCAAACTAGAAAATCAAGTGGGAGGTGGGAAGAACAGTCAAAAAGCCTCTCCAGTGGATGATGAACAGCTGTCAATCTGCCTTTCTG gATTCCTAGATGAGGTTATGAAGAAGTATGGCAGTTTGGTCCCACTCAGTGAAAAAGATGTCCTTGGAAGATTAAAAGATGTCTTTAACGAAGACTTTTCTAATAG aAAACCTTTTATCAACAGGGAGATAACAAACTATCGGGCCAGACATCAAAAATGCAACTTCCGCATCTTCTACAATAAGCACATGCTGGATATGGATGATCTGGCAACCCTGGATGGTCAGAATTGGCTGAATGACCAG GTTCACTTCTTCAACAGCTTTTTTCATAGACAGCTGGTAACCAAAGGATATAATGGAGTAAAAAGATGGACTAAAAAg
- the SENP5 gene encoding sentrin-specific protease 5 isoform X7, translated as MKKQRKILWRKGIHLAFSEKWNTGFGGFKKFYFHQQLCILKAKLGRPVTWSRHLRHFQCRKKALQIQKTWIQDEPLFVKTKSNVAVQNLSTLSSKVKGKDTKHFISSSRTFLKLQAEKLLSSAKNSDHEYSGEKSLLKAATDIPANSVLSQASGHRPRTEPQASDPPMKFNGESQSPGESGTIVVTLSNHKRKRFCYGCSRGLEHHRNGGPLIPRKFQLNQHRRIKVSPHMMYEKLSMIRFRYRILRSQHFRTKSKVCKLKKAQQSWVQVTGDHQETLRENSEGGSCSSFPSPEPKDPSCRHQPYLPDMDSNAVVKGKNSHVPDGHTKGSPLLGKELSLDEAFPDQQNGSATYIWDQSPCSSPKWECTELIHDIPLPEHHSNNMFILETEREVMALGQENRTSTVNDDRVKLSVSGADQSVSSVDGPVSEETVQNESSCQMDEDGSFKQNILSSKLLDHPYCKSPLEAPLTCSGLKLENQVGGGKNSQKASPVDDEQLSICLSGFLDEVMKKYGSLVPLSEKDVLGRLKDVFNEDFSNRKPFINREITNYRARHQKCNFRIFYNKHMLDMDDLATLDGQNWLNDQVINMYGELIMDAVPDKVHFFNSFFHRQLVTKGYNGVKRWTKKNLL; from the exons atgaaaaaacagaggaaaattcTATGGAGGAAAGGAATCCACTTAGCCTTTTCTGAGAAATGGAATACTGGGTTTGGAGGCTTTAAGAAGTTCTACTTTCACCAACAGTTGTGCATTCTGAAAGCCAAGTTGGGAAGGCCAGTTACTTGGAGCAGGCATTTAAGGCATTTCCAGTGCAGAAAGAAGGCCCTTCAAATCCAGAAAACGTGGATCCAGGATGAACCCCTTTTTGTTAAGACAAAGTCCAATGTGGCTGTTCAGAATCTTAGTACTTTGTCCTCTAAAGTGAAAGGAAAGGACACTAAACACTTCATTTCCTCCTCAAGGACCTTCCTGAAACTCCAAGCAGAGAAGTTGCTATCATCAGCAAAGAACTCTGATCATGAATACTCTGGAGAGAAAAGTCTCTTGAAGGCAGCCACTGACATACCAGCAAATAGTGTTTTAAGTCAGGCCAGTGGTCACAGACCTAGGACGGAGCCACAAGCTTCTGATCCTCCTATGAAGTTCAATGGGGAGAGCCAGAGTCCAGGTGAGAGTGGCACAATTGTGGTCACCTTGAGCAACCATAAGAGAAAGCGCTTTTGTTATGGCTGCTCCCGAGGGCTGGAGCACCACAGGAATGGGGGACCCCTGATTCCAAGAAAGTTCCAACTTAATCAACATAGAAGAATAAAAGTATCTCCTCATATGATGTATGAGAAATTATCCATGATTAGATTTCGGTACAGGATTCTCAGATCCCAGCACTTCAGAACAAAAAGCAAAGTTTGCAAGCTAAAAAAAGCCCAGCAAAGCTGGGTGCAGGTCACTGGGGACCATCAAGAGACCCTTAGGGAGAACAGTGAGGGTGGCAGTTGCAGCTCATTCCCTTCCCCAGAACCTAAAGACCCTTCTTGTCGGCATCAACCATACCTTCCAGATATGGACAGCAATGCTGTGGTGAAGGGAAAGAACTCTCATGTGCCTGATGGCCACACTAAAGGAAGCCCTCTCTTGGGCAAGGAGCTTAGTTTAGATGAAGCATTCCCTGACCAACAGAATGGCAGTGCCACATACATCTGGGACCAGTCACCCTGTTCCTCTCCTAAGTGGGAGTGTACAGAGCTGATTCATGACATCCCCTTACCAGAACATCATTCTAATAACATGTTTATCTTGGAAACCGAGAGAGAAGTTATGGCTCTGGGTCAGGAAAATCGGACAAGTACTGTCAATGATGACagagtaaaactgtcagtgtctGGGGCAGATCAATCTGTGAGTAGTGTAGATGGGCCTGTGTCCGAAGAGACTGTTCAGAATGAGAGCTCATGCCAGATGGATGAGGATGGATCTTTCAAGCAGAACATTCTTAGTTCTAAGTTGCTGGACCACCCTTACTGTAAAAGTCCACTGGAGGCTCCTCTGACGTGCAGTGGACTCAAACTAGAAAATCAAGTGGGAGGTGGGAAGAACAGTCAAAAAGCCTCTCCAGTGGATGATGAACAGCTGTCAATCTGCCTTTCTG gATTCCTAGATGAGGTTATGAAGAAGTATGGCAGTTTGGTCCCACTCAGTGAAAAAGATGTCCTTGGAAGATTAAAAGATGTCTTTAACGAAGACTTTTCTAATAG aAAACCTTTTATCAACAGGGAGATAACAAACTATCGGGCCAGACATCAAAAATGCAACTTCCGCATCTTCTACAATAAGCACATGCTGGATATGGATGATCTGGCAACCCTGGATGGTCAGAATTGGCTGAATGACCAG GTCATTAATATGTACGGTGAGCTGATAATGGATGCAGTCCCAGACAAA GTTCACTTCTTCAACAGCTTTTTTCATAGACAGCTGGTAACCAAAGGATATAATGGAGTAAAAAGATGGACTAAAAAg
- the LOC118894129 gene encoding short transmembrane mitochondrial protein 1-like — protein MLQFLLGFTLGNVVGMYLAQNYDILGEIKKDVDAKKKPPSS, from the coding sequence ATGCTCCAGTTCCTGCTTGGATTTACTCTTGGCAATGTGGTGGGAATGTATCTGGCTCAGAACTATGACATacttggagaaattaaaaaggacGTGGACGCCAAGAAGAAACCCCCTAGTTCATGA